From the Variovorax paradoxus genome, the window GCAGCGGCCTGGCCGACGACCTCGCCGGCTTCGACATGCCCTCTTTCCTCGCACGGCAGTCGCCGCGCTCGCGCATCGCCGCGCGGCACACGGTAGGACTGGCCGACGCCATCGACGACGACGACGCGTTGCCGGACGCCCCCGACGACGGCCTGCCCGCCACGCTCGCCGCCGCCGTGCGCCGCTACGGCCTCACCCACTTCAAGATCAAGCTCTGCGGCAACACCGCGCAGGACATCGACCGGCTCCAGCGCATCGCGCGCATCATCGACGGCCACGCCCAACTCGTGACGCTCGACGGCAACGAGCAGTACGCCGACGCGGACGACTTCGCCACCTTCCTCGACCGCATGCTGTCGACGCCCGTGCTGTGGAAGCTCGCGCAGAAGACCGCGTTCGTCGAGCAGCCGATCCGCCGCGATGCCGCGCTGCAGCGCGACGTGTCGGCGCTGGGCAAGCGCATTCCGCTGCTCATCGACGAGTCCGACGCCACGCTCGATGCCTTCGTGCAGGCCCGCGCGCTCGGCTACACGGGCGTGTCGAGCAAGAGCTGCAAGGGCTTCTACAAGTCGGTGCTCAACGCCGCGCGCTGCGAGCAATGGAACGCAGCGGTGGAGAAGCCGCGCTACTTCCTCTCCGGCGAAGACCTGACCATGCAGGCCGGCCTCGGCGTGCAGCAGGACCTGGCGCTGGTCGCCTGGCTCGGGCTGTCGCACGTCGAGCGCAACGGCCACCACTACGTGAACGGGCTGGCCGCGGCTCCGCAGGCCGAGCAGCATGCGCTGATGGCGCTGCACCCCGGCCTGTACGAACACAGCGACGGCGCCGTGCGCCTCGCCATCCGCGAAGGGCAGCTCGACCTGTCCTCGCTCGCCGCCGCGCCCGGCTTCGCCACCGGCAAGCCAGGCGCCGGCATCTCGTGGGACGCCATGCGTTCCGTCTACTGAAGCACAGCACCCCGCTGCCTTCTCTCTCTCGATCTATCTCTCTCGCATCTCAAGGAAGAAAACCATGGCCACCCAACGTCTCGGAATCATCATGCACGGCGTCACCGGCCGCATGGGCATGAACCAGCATCTGATCCGCTCGATCTGCGCCATCCGCGCGCAGGGCGGCGTGACGCTGTCGAACGGCGACAAGGTCATGCCCGACCCGATCCTCATCGGCCGCAACGCCGAGAAGATGGAAGCACTGGCCAAGGCGCACAACATCCCGCGCTGGGGCACCGACCTCGACAAGGCGCTGGAGAACAAGGACGACACCATCTTCTTCGACGCCGGCACCACGCAGATGCGCCCCACCCTGCTGGCCAAGGCGATCCGCGCCGGCAAGCACGTGTACTGCGAGAAGCCCATTGCCACCAACCTGAACGAGGCGGTGGAAATCGCGCGCCTGGCCGAAGGCTCGGGCCTGAAGCACGGCGCGGTGCAGGACAAGCTCTTCCTGCCCGGCCTGCGCAAGCTCGACATGCTGCGCCGCGCCGGCTTCTTCGGCCGCATGCTCAGCGTGCGCCTGGAGTTCGGCTACTGGGTGTTCGAGGGCGACCTGCAGCCCATCCAGCGCCCGAGCTGGAACTACCGCAAGGAAGACGGCGGCGGCATGATCCTGGACATGATGTGCCACTGGCGCTACGTGCTGGACAACCTGTTCGGCGAGGTGAAATCGGTGTCGTGCCTGGGCACCACCCACATTCCCAAGCGCTGGGACGAGGCCGGCAACGCCTACGAGGCCACGGCCGACGACGCTGCCTACGCCACCTGCGAACTCACCGGCCACAACGGCGAGCCGGTCATCGCGCAGATCAACATGAGCTGGGTCACGCGCGTGCGCCGCGACGACCTCGTGACCTTCCACGTCGACGGCACCGACGGCTCCGCCGTGGCCGGCCTGTCGAGCTGCCGCGCCCAGTCGCGCGTGGCCACGCCGCGCCCGGTGTGGAACCCCGACGAAAAGCAGACCATGAACTTCTTCGACCAGTGGCAGGAAATTCCGGACTCGCAGGTCTACGACAACGGCTTCAAGATCCAGTGGGAACACTTCATTCGTCACGTGGTCGAGAACGCGCCCTACAAGTGGACGCTGCCCGAAGGCGCCAAGGGCGTGCAGCTGGTCGAGGCCGCGCTCGAATCGTGGCAGGACCGCCGCTGGGTCGACGTGCCCACGCTGAAGATCTGAGGCCCGCGCCATGGCTCTCTCGCTGACCCTTCCCACCTCCGGCGGCACGCTCGCGCCCTACGCACTGCGCGGCATCGCGCCGGCCAGGCCCGATGCGGGCGTGAAATTCAACCGCATCGCCTACTCGGCCGCGCACGTGGTGGCCGATCCGCTGGCGGCCATCGACCCGTGGCTGCAGTGTGCGGTCGACTGGGACACCACCATCGCCTACCGCCGCCACCTGTTCTCGCTGGGCCTGGGCGTGGCCGAGGCCATGGACACCGCGCAGCGTGGCATGGGCCTGGACTGGCCCACCTCGCTCGAGCTGATCCGCCGCTCGCTCGATGCCGCGAAGGACGTGCCCGGCGCGCTCGTGGCCTCGGGCTGCGGCACCGACCACCTGAACATCGACGACGTGAAGAGCGTCGACGACGTCATTCGCGGCTACGAAGAGCAGATGGCGGCCATCGAGAAGCTGGGCGGCAAGCTCATCGTCATGGCCAGCCGCGCGCTGGCCCGCGTGGCGAAGAGCCCCGCCGACTACGAGCGCGTGTACGACCGCATCCTGAGCCAGGCGAAGCAGCCGGTGGTGCTGCACTGGCTCGGCGACATGTTCGACCCCGCGCTGGCGGGCTACTGGGGCACCAAGGACGTCGACGCGGCCATGGGCACTGCGCTGGGCATCATCGCCGCGCACCCGGACAAGGTCGACGGCATCAAGATCTCCCTGCTCGACAAGGACAAGGAAATCGCGATGCGCCGCCGCCTGCCCCCGGGCGTGCGCATGTATACCGGCGACGACTTCAACTACGCCGAGCTGATCGCGGGCGACGGCTTCGGCAGCGAACCCACGCACGGCAAGAGCGATGCGCTGCTGGGCATCTTCGACGCCATCGCGCCCGCCGCCAGTGCCGCCCTCGGTGCGCTGGCGCAGGGCAACGAAAAGAAGTTCCACGACATCCTCGGCCCCACCGTGCCGCTGTCGCGCCACATCTTCGCGGCGCCCACGCGCTTCTACAAGACCGGCGTGGTGTTCATGGCCTGGCTCAACGGCCACCAGAAGCACTTCACCATGGTTGGCGGCCAGCAGAGCACGCGCTCGCTGCAGCACTTCGCCGAGCTGTTCAGGCTGGCCGATGCGGCCAACCTGCTGGAGCAGCCCGAGCTGGCGGTGCGGCGCATGAAGACGCTGCTGGCCCTGCACGGCGTGGAAGGCTGAAGACGAGCATGCGCGATTTCTCGCAGAACCACGACTGGCTGTCGATCAACACCGCGACGGTGCGCAAGCAGTCGGGCGCCGAGGTGCCGCTGGACCGCATCATCGACCAGTGCGCCGAACGCGGCATCCGCGCGATCAGCCCCTGGCGCGACCAGGTGGCGGCCGTCGGCCTCGACGAGGTCGCCAGCCAGCTGAAGGCGCACGGCATCGGCCTCTCGGGCTACTGCCGCGGCGGCTTCTTTCCCGCACCTGACGCAGCCGGCCTGAAAGCAGCGCTGGAAGACAACCGCCGCGCCATCGACGAGGCGAGGACTCTGGACGCCCCCTGCCTCGTGCTGGTGGTCGGCGCCCTGCCCGGCGCGCTCGACGGCAAGGCCGCCTACAAGGACATTGGCCGTGCCCGCAGCGAGGTGCGCGACGGCATCGCCGCCTCGCTCGAATACGCCCGCGAGGTCGGCATGCCGCTCGCCATCGAGCCCCTTCATCCGATGCAGGCGGCCGACCGTGCCTGCATCAACACGCTCGAACATGCGCTCGACCTGTGCGACGAACTCGACGCGGGCAAGAGCGGCATGCTTGGCGTGGCGCTGGACATCTACCACGTGTGGTGGGACCCGAAGCTGCAGCAGCAGATCGCCCGCGCCGGCCGCGAGCGCCTGCTGGCGTACCACGTCTGCGACTGGCTCACGCCTACGCGCGATCTGCTGAGTGATCGCGGGATGATGGGTGATGGCGTGGTCGAGTTGAAAAAGATCCGCGGGTGGGTGGAGGACGCGGGCTTCGCGGGGTTCAGCGAGGTGGAGATTTTTTCGAATCTCGACTGGTGGCAGAGGACTGGTGCAGAGACGCTGGACGTCTGCATCGAGCGGCACAAGCAGGCTGTCTAGAACGGCTCGTTGTGCGGGGCGCGTGCACAGGCCACCGGGCACGTCCCCGGCTTCGGGCGGCACCACTTGTGGAACCTGGACTACCGACCACTGAACGAAGTGCCCACATGAAACTAGTCGCCCTCGTAAATGCGAAGGGAGCCTGAGTCGCTCAGGCGCTTTGCCGCGACGAGCGCGTCGACCGCATCCAAGACACGTCGCTCAGCATCTGCTGGCGTACGAGCCATGCCTACCAGGCGACATACCGCCCTCGCGGTATCAGACCGAGCAGGGCGCCCTGCTTCGCGAACGACATGCAGTACCAGGGCTGCGACTTCCTCGACGCAGACTTCGGTAATGTGCCGTTTGGACGATTCGCTCGCGTCGGCGATGCGAAACTCGTTCCAGGTTCTGGGTTCTACCGTGGCCGGCCAATAGAAGGTCTCATGCCCCTCCTCAGTCCGCGGCAAGTTGGCCGGAATAAGCGACCTGAGCCGCTCGACAATCCTGGCGCCCGTGCGCTCGAGGCCCCACGCTCTCGCAACCCGCTTGAGAAGAGCTGACTCGGGAATCGGTCCTTCGGCCTCGACTACTCGCTGAAGCTGGTCCGAAAGCTGGCGTCTCGATTGCGGCTCATAGAACGCGAGCGGGTCGCCAGGCCCGACAGCGGCCGGCGCGTAAATCTGCAGGCTGCGACTTTGCGAGCCAGCCGTGGTTACCTGCGCTGCAAGCGGACTCGTCACAGGTGCTTCTGCCGCACTTCCTGGCTCGGGGGTGGTATCAGCCACTCCCATATCGAGTGGCGGTTCGGGCGGGGAGTCATCCAGCGCCTCTCCATCGTCCTCGTCTTCCTCTTTCGTCACCAACGACTGAAGCAACGCCGATATCTTCTGCACCTCTCCTTCGGGGTTGACCCACCAGTCCGTGGACCAGATACGGTGAATTCTCCAGCCGAGGCCCTCGAGCACCAACTGGCGCAGGCGGTCGCGGTCGCGAGCCGTGGCTCCTGAATGGTATGCACGGCCGTCGCATTCGATGCCGACCAAGTAGCGGCCCGGGGCGCGCGAGTCCACAACGGCCATGTCGATGCGATAGCCCGAGCAGCCGACTTGAGGATGCACGATCCAGCCCATTTCGCGCAGGACCTTGATGACCGCAAGTTCGAACGGGCTCTCGGGGTCCAAGCCGGTTGGGGAGCTTTGCTCGACAAGAGCCCGCGCGCCGCGGATGGCGAATTCGAGATAGTGCTTCAGATCGCGTACGCCGGCGGCACGTACCCTCGCGAGGTCAATCTGCTCGGGCATGAGCGAGCTGTAGATGACCACTGCCTCACGCGCCCGCGAGATGGCGACATTCAGCCGACGATGTCCCCCTTCGCCATTCAGTGGCCCGAAATTCATGGTGGTCTTACCAGCGGCGTCAGGGCCATAGGTAATAGAGAAGAAGATGACATCGCGTTCGTCGCCCTGAACGTTCTCGAGGTTCTTGACGAACAGTTTCTCGCGAGTCTGCGCCGCGATGGCACGATCAAGGTCCGAATTTGCTCGGCGCCGCGCATCCAGCAACGTGTCGATGAGCGATTGCTGTGTCTGATTGAACGTGACGACACCGAGGGTCAGGTCCCGCTTTTTCGGGTTCAGGAAATGCTCCTCAATGCCCGCGACGACGGCCTCCGCCTCTGCGCGGTTCGTCCTGCTGCCACCACGGTCGTAGACACCCGTGACCCGCTGGAACTTGACGGCCAGGTCATCGGTCACCGGCGATGGGAAAGTCACCAGGGAGTCGTCGTAGTAGCGGTGGTTGCTGAAAGTGATGAGGCTTTCGTGGCGGCTGCGGTAGTGCCACTTGAGGCTGAGCTTGTTCATGCCCGCGCCCAGGCATTCGTCGAGGATGCTCTCAAGATCCTCGACCCTTGCGTCATCGCCGAAGCCTTCGTCGTCGCTCTCGGAGGACTTGTTGAAGAAGTTGGTGGGAGGCAGCTGCTTGGGGTCGCCCACCACCACCAACTGCTTGCCGCGGGCAATCACTCCCACCGCATCCCATACAGGAATTTGCGATGCTTCGTCGAAAATGACCAAGTCGAACTGTGAGAAGCCTGCATCCAGGTACTGCGACACCGAAAGCGGCGACATCAGGAGGCACGGCTTGAGTTTGGGGAGAAGCGTGGGCATGGCCTGAACGAGCTGGCGCACGGGCATATGGGCACGCTGCTTCTGACGCTCGCGCAGGAGACGCCCCATCTCTGGGTTCGCCTTGGCTGCCACGCCGGTCGCGGAAGGAATCCGCCCCGCGAGTGTCGCGGCCAGGTAGCGCTCCGTCAGCTTCTGGAAGCTCGCATCGGCAGCCCGAAACTCCCGGATCTTGCGTTCATGCTCGGCGCTCGCGAAGTTCCGGAGAACGGGGTCTACGTCGATGGCTTTCTTTGCCCACCAATTGCGGTAGCTGAACTCGAAGTGCTCACCCACCTCGCTCAGGCCGATGCCCCCCTGCTCAAGGTCTAACACGAGCCCCTGAAGCCCTTGCGCAACGGCTTGGTCTCGCACATTCCGCCACAAGCACCATGCTTGCAACCGCTGCTTGGAGGCTTGCCAGCCAGCAATGACGCCTTGGATGCGCTCCAACGCCCCATCAGCGTTGCTCGGCCCGGCAATCGGCGCAATTGGCTTGGCAGCATTGTTCAGCGCTTCAAGTTTCTGGCGCAGATCGCGCCAAGCGCTGCGGAATTCGATGAGCGTCTGCCCCACCTTGCCATTTGACTCGAGCGCGACGCGGTTCTCCGCAACCAGTGGCTGCAAGGCACCTCGCAACGCCTGCGTGCGTGCATCGTCGCCTGCGGCGACTCGTGCCACCGCCTGCGAGAACTGCATGGCCCAATCATCGTGAACCGCCACTGCACTCCAATCGGTTTTCAGGCCGTCGTAGGCGTCAGCAAGCAAGGCCTGCGCTTCGGCGTGCATAGCGCGCAGCACCAGGTCTTCCTCGTTCAGCTCCATCAGCGGGTGAAGCATTGCGTCGACCTGGCCCGCAGAAGGGCGCTTCTTGTCTTCACGGAAGGCGGCGAGCTTCGCCGTGATGGCACGTCTACCCCATACCGCTTTCAGCCACCATGATTCGTTCGCTTGAGACCAGCTCGAAAGGAGCTCAGCGCCATTGAGCTTCGCCAGCGGCGGCATCCACCCGGGACCGACGCTCTCCCAGTGCGCGGCCCGCGCGGTGCCGTGCTTCACCAGCGCCTGGAGGCGCGCATGCGTCGCGGGGTCATGAGCCTGACGTGCCACTGCAATGGGTACCCTGGGTGCCGCGAGCAGCATGTCGGCGAGCGCGTCCGCGTGCGCAAAGGTATCTATGCTCGCCCCAGCCAGGCTCTGCCCGAGGAGGGGCTCGAGGCCTTGTGCTTTGGCATGGAAGACCGCGGCCACGCGGGCGAGGTCCTGGCAGGCGACAAGAAGATCGTCTCCCCAGGTAGGGCTCCATTGCGTCATGCCGATGAGGCTGAGCGGGTGGCCGTTCAATCCGCCGATGGCCCCGGCAAGGGTGGCCATGCTGCGCGACGTTTCCCTGAGCCTGTCGAGCTCGTCGCGCTTGTGCGTCATGGCGTCGGCCCACGGCATCGAGGACGGCTGCTGCCCACTATTGCCAATACAGGTGCCGATGGCATCGAAGACCGTGAGACCGTTGGGATAGGCCTGATGCAACGAGCCGACGAGCCCGTTCAGTTCCTGGCGTAATTGCCCGAGGCGCTCGGCCTCCCGAGACCAATCATCGGCCGTGCGCTGGCCGGCCATGTCCAGCGCACTGCCCAATTGCTGCAAGACCTCCGACTTCTTCGACTTCGAGGAGTGAAGCTCCAGGCAGAACGGCCCCAGCCCGATGGCTTCGAGCCGTCGATGGACGACCGACAGGGCCGCCATCTTTTCCGACACGAACAGGACGGTCTTTCCGCGCCCAAGCGCATGGGCGATCATGTTGGTGATGGTTTGGCTCTTGCCCGTACCCGGTGGCCCCTCGAGCACCAAGTCGCGGCCCGTGTCAACGGAACAGATGGCCTTCAGCTGCGAAGAGTCGGACAAAAGCGGTGCAAGGATGTCCTGCGGCTTGTGGCTCAGGTCCAGTTGCTCGAACTCGCCGACCTCGCCATCGCGCTCAAATGCCTGACCCGGGCGGTCGATGAGGTGCTTCACCACGCGGTTGGCCTTCAGTTGCTCGGTGCGGTCCTGCAGGTCCTTCCACATCAGGTACTTCGTGAAA encodes:
- a CDS encoding Gfo/Idh/MocA family protein, with protein sequence MATQRLGIIMHGVTGRMGMNQHLIRSICAIRAQGGVTLSNGDKVMPDPILIGRNAEKMEALAKAHNIPRWGTDLDKALENKDDTIFFDAGTTQMRPTLLAKAIRAGKHVYCEKPIATNLNEAVEIARLAEGSGLKHGAVQDKLFLPGLRKLDMLRRAGFFGRMLSVRLEFGYWVFEGDLQPIQRPSWNYRKEDGGGMILDMMCHWRYVLDNLFGEVKSVSCLGTTHIPKRWDEAGNAYEATADDAAYATCELTGHNGEPVIAQINMSWVTRVRRDDLVTFHVDGTDGSAVAGLSSCRAQSRVATPRPVWNPDEKQTMNFFDQWQEIPDSQVYDNGFKIQWEHFIRHVVENAPYKWTLPEGAKGVQLVEAALESWQDRRWVDVPTLKI
- a CDS encoding dihydrodipicolinate synthase family protein, with the translated sequence MALSLTLPTSGGTLAPYALRGIAPARPDAGVKFNRIAYSAAHVVADPLAAIDPWLQCAVDWDTTIAYRRHLFSLGLGVAEAMDTAQRGMGLDWPTSLELIRRSLDAAKDVPGALVASGCGTDHLNIDDVKSVDDVIRGYEEQMAAIEKLGGKLIVMASRALARVAKSPADYERVYDRILSQAKQPVVLHWLGDMFDPALAGYWGTKDVDAAMGTALGIIAAHPDKVDGIKISLLDKDKEIAMRRRLPPGVRMYTGDDFNYAELIAGDGFGSEPTHGKSDALLGIFDAIAPAASAALGALAQGNEKKFHDILGPTVPLSRHIFAAPTRFYKTGVVFMAWLNGHQKHFTMVGGQQSTRSLQHFAELFRLADAANLLEQPELAVRRMKTLLALHGVEG
- a CDS encoding sugar phosphate isomerase/epimerase family protein, coding for MRDFSQNHDWLSINTATVRKQSGAEVPLDRIIDQCAERGIRAISPWRDQVAAVGLDEVASQLKAHGIGLSGYCRGGFFPAPDAAGLKAALEDNRRAIDEARTLDAPCLVLVVGALPGALDGKAAYKDIGRARSEVRDGIAASLEYAREVGMPLAIEPLHPMQAADRACINTLEHALDLCDELDAGKSGMLGVALDIYHVWWDPKLQQQIARAGRERLLAYHVCDWLTPTRDLLSDRGMMGDGVVELKKIRGWVEDAGFAGFSEVEIFSNLDWWQRTGAETLDVCIERHKQAV
- a CDS encoding enolase C-terminal domain-like protein, with the protein product MDATRFHVEEIRFAERNVTLRLPFRFGAATVTACPQVYVKARIRMADGRTAEGCAAEMMVPKWFDKSPALTNEQNFEQLRFALRDAREAYTAEPDAQTAWTHFASNCTALQSRARAKGLQPLVAGYGPALIDRALFDALCLHHGASFASAMSGNLAGIDIAGSGLADDLAGFDMPSFLARQSPRSRIAARHTVGLADAIDDDDALPDAPDDGLPATLAAAVRRYGLTHFKIKLCGNTAQDIDRLQRIARIIDGHAQLVTLDGNEQYADADDFATFLDRMLSTPVLWKLAQKTAFVEQPIRRDAALQRDVSALGKRIPLLIDESDATLDAFVQARALGYTGVSSKSCKGFYKSVLNAARCEQWNAAVEKPRYFLSGEDLTMQAGLGVQQDLALVAWLGLSHVERNGHHYVNGLAAAPQAEQHALMALHPGLYEHSDGAVRLAIREGQLDLSSLAAAPGFATGKPGAGISWDAMRSVY
- a CDS encoding DUF3320 domain-containing protein, whose product is MGSKGGMEPSVPLEAVLIDIEADGTLGYASIQNAVPVIRSLRLTNNGPEALEGLEVLVSCNPRFAEGTRLRFDRLAPGESRRISPLDLRPDHTFLAELSEAAQATITVAVTAGNTELTRNTQAVEILAYDQWAGTRALPELLAAFCTPNNPAIDVLLHKASVLLREAHNELSMNGYQSKSRDVVWKQISAVYSTIAAAGLHYSEPPASFGADGQKIRTSDRILETGVATCLDLAMLFASCFEQAGLRPVVLVKEGHAWVGVWLHQACFADPLTDDVQAVRKRVDSGELLVFETTGIALHHNHRPTLRIAMEQGSGHLLDEESFRYAVDIHRARQVQIKPLPSRATQVRRAESEEEGPPVGIEPTPRLPDLDVAAITPLDLSFDDTPEGRLSKWKARLLDLTLRNKLLNFKATKTTLKLVAPDLARLEDVLADGKDFKVRPLPGIMEGADPRMAEVHAGRSGSSPLDDMALEALANRDLLAEVKADELDGRLLAIHTAARTGLEEGGANTLYLAIGLLRWTEDEKSERRNLAPILLVPVTLQRQSVRSGFRLARHDDEAIVNPTLLQFLKANFELRVPALEVLPNDEKGIDVGRVLQAFRLAVAEIKHWEVREEAHLGLFSFTKYLMWKDLQDRTEQLKANRVVKHLIDRPGQAFERDGEVGEFEQLDLSHKPQDILAPLLSDSSQLKAICSVDTGRDLVLEGPPGTGKSQTITNMIAHALGRGKTVLFVSEKMAALSVVHRRLEAIGLGPFCLELHSSKSKKSEVLQQLGSALDMAGQRTADDWSREAERLGQLRQELNGLVGSLHQAYPNGLTVFDAIGTCIGNSGQQPSSMPWADAMTHKRDELDRLRETSRSMATLAGAIGGLNGHPLSLIGMTQWSPTWGDDLLVACQDLARVAAVFHAKAQGLEPLLGQSLAGASIDTFAHADALADMLLAAPRVPIAVARQAHDPATHARLQALVKHGTARAAHWESVGPGWMPPLAKLNGAELLSSWSQANESWWLKAVWGRRAITAKLAAFREDKKRPSAGQVDAMLHPLMELNEEDLVLRAMHAEAQALLADAYDGLKTDWSAVAVHDDWAMQFSQAVARVAAGDDARTQALRGALQPLVAENRVALESNGKVGQTLIEFRSAWRDLRQKLEALNNAAKPIAPIAGPSNADGALERIQGVIAGWQASKQRLQAWCLWRNVRDQAVAQGLQGLVLDLEQGGIGLSEVGEHFEFSYRNWWAKKAIDVDPVLRNFASAEHERKIREFRAADASFQKLTERYLAATLAGRIPSATGVAAKANPEMGRLLRERQKQRAHMPVRQLVQAMPTLLPKLKPCLLMSPLSVSQYLDAGFSQFDLVIFDEASQIPVWDAVGVIARGKQLVVVGDPKQLPPTNFFNKSSESDDEGFGDDARVEDLESILDECLGAGMNKLSLKWHYRSRHESLITFSNHRYYDDSLVTFPSPVTDDLAVKFQRVTGVYDRGGSRTNRAEAEAVVAGIEEHFLNPKKRDLTLGVVTFNQTQQSLIDTLLDARRRANSDLDRAIAAQTREKLFVKNLENVQGDERDVIFFSITYGPDAAGKTTMNFGPLNGEGGHRRLNVAISRAREAVVIYSSLMPEQIDLARVRAAGVRDLKHYLEFAIRGARALVEQSSPTGLDPESPFELAVIKVLREMGWIVHPQVGCSGYRIDMAVVDSRAPGRYLVGIECDGRAYHSGATARDRDRLRQLVLEGLGWRIHRIWSTDWWVNPEGEVQKISALLQSLVTKEEDEDDGEALDDSPPEPPLDMGVADTTPEPGSAAEAPVTSPLAAQVTTAGSQSRSLQIYAPAAVGPGDPLAFYEPQSRRQLSDQLQRVVEAEGPIPESALLKRVARAWGLERTGARIVERLRSLIPANLPRTEEGHETFYWPATVEPRTWNEFRIADASESSKRHITEVCVEEVAALVLHVVREAGRPARSDTARAVCRLVGMARTPADAERRVLDAVDALVAAKRLSDSGSLRIYEGD